One genomic region from Ignavibacteria bacterium encodes:
- a CDS encoding esterase: MHREIIKWYSTQLEKEMEVVKYGHYGFALLMFPTAGADFLEYERFELTDDIASIVDGGKCKVYSINSINKESWLNDDVPNWQKSFRHYQYNQYVVDEVVPFIHNDCNGRVPIITCGASLGALHSANMFFKHPDIFDGVIAMSGVYSLSAYSKGYYDDHCYYNSPSDFLPGLCDETILEQLRTNKKIIIATGQGEYEDPSASVRLSEILMEKNIPHDLQLWGHDMRHDWPTWRKMLPNFLESKF, encoded by the coding sequence CGGTCATTACGGATTTGCGTTATTGATGTTTCCAACAGCAGGCGCAGATTTTCTTGAGTACGAGCGGTTTGAACTGACGGATGATATTGCGTCCATTGTTGACGGGGGAAAGTGCAAAGTCTATTCTATCAACAGTATCAACAAAGAAAGCTGGTTGAATGATGACGTTCCGAATTGGCAGAAATCGTTTCGGCACTATCAGTACAATCAGTATGTTGTTGATGAAGTTGTTCCGTTTATTCACAATGATTGCAATGGAAGAGTGCCGATAATAACGTGCGGAGCATCGTTGGGAGCATTGCATTCTGCAAATATGTTTTTCAAACATCCCGATATTTTTGACGGCGTGATTGCAATGAGCGGCGTGTATTCGTTGAGCGCTTACAGCAAAGGATATTACGATGACCATTGCTATTACAATTCGCCGTCGGATTTTTTACCGGGATTATGTGATGAAACAATTCTCGAACAATTGCGAACAAACAAAAAAATTATTATCGCAACAGGACAAGGCGAATACGAAGACCCGTCGGCATCGGTTCGCTTGTCGGAAATTTTGATGGAGAAAAATATTCCTCACGATTTGCAGTTGTGGGGACACGATATGCGGCACGATTGGCCCACGTGGAGAAAAATGCTTCCAAATTTTTTGGAATCAAAATTTTAA